In Jejubacter calystegiae, the following are encoded in one genomic region:
- the iscS gene encoding cysteine desulfurase: MKLPIYLDYSATTPVDPRVAEKMMQFLTMDGTFGNPASRSHRFGWQAEEAVDIARNQIADLIGADPREIVFTSGATESDNLALKGAANFYQKKGKHIITCKTEHKAVLDTCRQLEREGFEVTYLAPKSNGIIDLKDLEAAMRDDTILVSIMHVNNEIGVVQDIATIGEMCRSRGIIFHVDATQSVGKLPIDLSQLKVDLMSFSGHKIYGPKGIGGLYVRRKPRIRIEAQMHGGGHERGMRSGTLPVHQIVGMGEAYRIAKEEMETEMARLRGLRARLWDGLKDIEEVYLNGDLEQGAPNILNVSFNYVEGESLIMALKDLAVSSGSACTSASLEPSYVLRALGLNDELAHSSIRFSLGRFTTEEEIDYTIELVRKSIGRLRDLSPLWEMFKQGVDLDSIEWAAH; the protein is encoded by the coding sequence ATGAAATTACCGATTTACCTCGATTATTCTGCGACCACGCCGGTGGATCCGCGCGTCGCAGAAAAAATGATGCAATTCTTAACGATGGACGGAACCTTCGGTAACCCGGCATCCCGCTCCCACCGTTTTGGCTGGCAGGCCGAAGAGGCGGTCGATATCGCCCGTAATCAGATTGCCGATCTGATTGGCGCCGATCCGCGTGAAATCGTCTTCACCTCCGGTGCAACCGAATCTGATAACCTGGCGCTGAAAGGTGCGGCCAACTTCTATCAGAAAAAAGGCAAGCACATCATTACCTGCAAGACCGAGCACAAAGCGGTGCTGGACACCTGCCGTCAGCTGGAGCGTGAAGGCTTTGAGGTCACTTACCTTGCCCCGAAAAGCAACGGTATTATCGATCTGAAAGATCTGGAAGCGGCGATGCGTGACGACACCATCCTGGTTTCCATCATGCACGTGAACAACGAAATCGGCGTGGTGCAGGACATTGCCACCATCGGCGAAATGTGTCGTTCCCGCGGTATCATCTTTCACGTTGACGCCACTCAGAGCGTAGGTAAACTGCCTATCGACCTGAGCCAGCTTAAAGTGGATCTGATGTCTTTCTCCGGCCATAAAATCTACGGCCCGAAAGGGATCGGCGGTCTGTACGTTCGCCGTAAGCCGCGTATCCGCATCGAAGCGCAGATGCACGGCGGCGGTCACGAGCGCGGCATGCGTTCCGGCACTCTGCCGGTACACCAGATCGTTGGCATGGGTGAAGCCTACCGCATCGCGAAAGAAGAGATGGAGACCGAAATGGCCCGTCTGCGCGGTCTGCGTGCTCGCCTGTGGGACGGCCTGAAAGATATTGAAGAAGTTTACCTGAACGGCGACCTGGAACAGGGCGCGCCGAACATCCTGAACGTCAGCTTCAACTATGTTGAAGGCGAATCGCTGATTATGGCCCTGAAAGATCTGGCCGTCTCTTCCGGTTCCGCCTGTACGTCCGCCAGCCTGGAGCCTTCCTATGTGCTGCGCGCGCTTGGGCTGAATGACGAGCTGGCTCACAGCTCCATCCGCTTCTCTCTGGGGCGTTTCACGACTGAAGAAGAGATCGATTACACCATCGAGCTGGTGCGTAAATCCATCGGCCGTCTGCGTGACCTTTCTCCGCTGTGGGAAATGTTCAAACAGGGCGTTGATCTGGACAGCATCGAGTGGGCTGCGCATTAA
- the trmJ gene encoding tRNA (cytosine(32)/uridine(32)-2'-O)-methyltransferase TrmJ, with protein sequence MLQNIRIVLVETSHTGNMGSVARAMKTMGLTNLWLVNPLVKPDSQAIALAAGASDVIGDARIVDSLDEALSGCSLVVGTSARSRTLPWPMLDPRECGVKSVEEAQHAPVALVFGRERVGLTNDELQKCHYHVAIPANPEYSSLNLAMAVQVISYEVRMAALAAAEQTAPEPGDETPYPLVDDLERFYGHLEQVLLGTGFIRANHPGQVMNKLRRLFTRARPESQELNILRGILSSMEEGNKGKPQNQK encoded by the coding sequence ATGCTGCAGAATATTCGAATCGTACTGGTGGAGACCTCTCACACCGGCAATATGGGCTCGGTCGCCCGTGCTATGAAGACCATGGGCCTGACCAATCTCTGGCTGGTGAATCCGCTGGTGAAGCCGGATTCCCAGGCGATTGCGCTGGCGGCTGGCGCCAGCGATGTGATTGGCGATGCGCGCATCGTTGATAGCCTGGACGAAGCTCTGAGCGGCTGTAGCCTGGTCGTGGGCACCAGCGCCCGTTCCCGAACGCTCCCCTGGCCGATGCTCGACCCCCGCGAATGCGGCGTAAAAAGCGTTGAAGAGGCGCAGCACGCGCCGGTGGCGCTGGTTTTTGGCCGTGAACGCGTTGGCCTGACCAACGATGAACTGCAGAAGTGCCACTACCACGTGGCGATCCCCGCTAATCCGGAATACAGCTCCCTTAACCTGGCCATGGCGGTACAGGTTATCTCTTACGAAGTCCGTATGGCGGCGCTTGCTGCTGCTGAGCAGACGGCACCGGAACCGGGTGATGAAACACCTTATCCGCTGGTTGACGATCTGGAACGCTTTTATGGCCACCTGGAGCAGGTGCTGCTGGGAACTGGTTTTATTCGCGCCAACCATCCGGGGCAGGTGATGAACAAGCTGCGCCGTCTGTTCACCCGTGCCCGTCCGGAAAGCCAGGAATTGAACATCCTGCGCGGGATTCTCTCTTCGATGGAAGAGGGGAATAAAGGGAAGCCGCAGAATCAGAAATAG
- the iscA gene encoding iron-sulfur cluster assembly protein IscA — translation MSITLSDSAAARVNTFLANRGKGFGLRLGVRTSGCSGMAYVLEFVDSPADDDVVFEDKGVKVVIDGKSLSFLDGTQLDFVKEGLNEGFKFTNPNVKDECGCGESFNV, via the coding sequence ATGTCGATTACCCTTAGCGATAGCGCTGCTGCGCGCGTAAACACTTTTCTTGCCAATCGCGGCAAAGGGTTTGGCCTGCGCCTTGGCGTGCGCACTTCAGGCTGTTCCGGTATGGCCTATGTACTGGAGTTTGTCGATAGCCCCGCCGATGATGACGTGGTGTTTGAAGACAAGGGCGTGAAGGTGGTGATCGACGGTAAGAGCCTGAGTTTTCTGGACGGCACGCAGCTCGACTTCGTGAAAGAAGGGCTGAACGAAGGCTTTAAATTTACCAACCCCAACGTGAAGGATGAGTGCGGTTGCGGCGAAAGCTTCAACGTCTGA
- the iscR gene encoding Fe-S cluster assembly transcriptional regulator IscR, with the protein MRLTSKGRYAVTAMLDVALNSEAGPVPLADISERQGISLSYLEQLFSRLRKNGLVASVRGPGGGYLLGKEAGSIAVGEVISAVDESVDATRCQGKGGCQGGDKCLTHALWRDLSDRLTGFLNNITLGELVNNQEVLDVSDRQQNDSHRSSRAQDAIDLKLRA; encoded by the coding sequence ATGAGACTGACATCAAAAGGGCGCTATGCCGTGACCGCAATGCTGGACGTTGCACTCAACTCCGAAGCGGGCCCGGTACCGTTGGCTGATATTTCTGAGCGGCAGGGAATCTCGCTCTCATACCTGGAGCAGTTGTTCTCCCGCCTGCGTAAGAATGGTCTGGTGGCCAGCGTGCGTGGACCGGGGGGCGGTTACCTGCTAGGTAAAGAAGCCGGCAGTATCGCGGTGGGCGAAGTGATCAGTGCCGTTGACGAATCCGTCGACGCTACGCGTTGCCAGGGTAAGGGCGGCTGTCAGGGCGGCGATAAGTGTCTGACGCACGCGCTGTGGCGCGATCTGAGCGATCGCCTGACTGGCTTCCTGAACAATATTACGCTGGGTGAGCTGGTGAACAACCAGGAAGTGCTGGACGTTTCTGACCGCCAGCAGAATGACTCTCATCGCAGCAGCCGCGCACAGGATGCTATCGATCTGAAACTGCGCGCTTAG
- the iscU gene encoding Fe-S cluster assembly scaffold IscU: protein MAYSEKVIDHYENPRNVGSFDNSDQNVGSGMVGAPACGDVMKLQIKVNGEGVIEDARFKTYGCGSAIASSSLVTEWVKGKTLDEAQAIKNTDIADELELPPVKIHCSILAEDAIKAAIADYKSKREAE from the coding sequence ATGGCATACAGTGAAAAAGTCATTGATCACTACGAGAACCCGCGTAACGTTGGGTCCTTCGACAACAGCGACCAGAACGTGGGCAGCGGCATGGTCGGCGCGCCGGCCTGTGGCGACGTGATGAAACTGCAGATTAAAGTTAACGGTGAAGGCGTGATTGAAGACGCCCGCTTTAAGACTTACGGCTGCGGCTCCGCTATCGCTTCCAGCTCTCTGGTGACCGAGTGGGTCAAAGGGAAAACCCTGGACGAAGCGCAGGCGATTAAAAACACCGATATTGCGGACGAGCTGGAACTGCCGCCGGTGAAAATTCACTGCTCGATTCTCGCGGAAGACGCTATCAAAGCGGCCATCGCGGACTATAAAAGCAAACGTGAAGCAGAATAA
- the hscA gene encoding Fe-S protein assembly chaperone HscA, whose protein sequence is MALLQISEPGLSSAPHQRKLAAGIDLGTTNSLVATVRSGLTETLADCYGRHLLPSVVNYQQQSLIVGQEARALAAQDPVNTISSVKRLMGRSLTDIQSRYPHLPYRLHASVNGLPMIDTAAGVVNPVRVSADILKALADRAREALAGELDGVVITVPAYFDDAQRQGTKDAARLAGLHVLRLLNEPTAAAIAYGLDSGKEGIIAVYDLGGGTFDISVLRLSRGVFEVLATGGDSALGGDDFDNLLADWLREQAGVSDRQDATLQRQLLDAATAAKIALSDADSVAVDVAGWRGNVTREQLNELIAPLVKRTLLSCRRALKDAGVDAQEVLEVVMVGGSTRVPLVRDRVGEFFGREPLTSIDPDKVVAIGAAIQADILVGNKPDSEMLLLDVIPLSLGLETMGGLVEKVIPRNTTIPVARAQEFTTFKDGQTAMAIHVLQGERELVQDCRSLARFSLRGIPAMPAGGAHIRVTFQVDADGLLSVTAMEKSTGVEASIQVKPSYGLSDSEIADMIKDSMAHAGEDVQARMLAEQKVEAARVLESLHSALAADGELLSDQERGTIEQSAAHLRTVAAGDDVDAIKEAIKTIDKQTQEFAARRMDLSIRKALKGHSVDEV, encoded by the coding sequence ATGGCCTTATTACAAATTAGTGAGCCCGGCCTGAGTAGCGCGCCGCACCAGCGCAAGTTGGCGGCAGGCATCGATCTGGGGACCACCAATTCGCTGGTGGCCACGGTGCGCAGCGGGCTAACCGAAACACTGGCGGATTGCTACGGGCGCCATCTGCTGCCCTCTGTGGTGAATTATCAGCAACAGAGCCTTATCGTTGGCCAGGAAGCGCGCGCGCTGGCGGCGCAGGATCCTGTTAATACCATCAGTTCCGTTAAACGCCTGATGGGGCGCTCGCTGACGGATATTCAGAGCCGCTACCCTCATCTTCCTTATCGTCTGCATGCCAGTGTTAACGGCCTGCCGATGATCGATACCGCCGCCGGTGTGGTTAATCCGGTGCGGGTTTCCGCCGATATTCTGAAAGCCCTGGCCGATCGCGCTCGTGAAGCGCTGGCGGGGGAGCTGGACGGCGTAGTCATTACCGTTCCCGCCTATTTCGACGACGCCCAGCGTCAGGGCACGAAAGACGCTGCCCGTCTGGCGGGTCTTCACGTTCTGCGCCTGCTGAATGAACCTACTGCCGCGGCCATTGCTTACGGCCTGGATTCCGGCAAAGAGGGGATTATCGCCGTCTACGACCTGGGGGGCGGCACCTTTGATATTTCGGTGCTGCGCCTGAGTCGCGGCGTCTTTGAAGTGCTGGCGACCGGCGGCGACTCCGCGCTGGGTGGTGATGACTTCGATAATCTGCTGGCCGACTGGCTGCGCGAGCAGGCCGGGGTTAGCGACCGTCAGGATGCGACGCTACAGCGTCAGTTACTGGATGCCGCCACCGCTGCCAAAATCGCCCTGAGCGATGCGGATAGCGTGGCAGTCGATGTCGCAGGCTGGCGCGGTAACGTCACCCGTGAACAGCTTAACGAACTGATTGCGCCGCTGGTTAAGCGTACGCTGCTCTCCTGCCGCCGCGCCCTGAAAGATGCGGGCGTTGACGCGCAGGAAGTGCTGGAAGTGGTGATGGTTGGTGGCTCTACCCGGGTACCGCTGGTGCGCGACAGGGTGGGTGAATTCTTTGGCCGCGAACCTCTGACTTCCATCGACCCGGATAAAGTGGTCGCTATCGGCGCCGCGATTCAGGCCGATATCCTGGTGGGCAACAAGCCGGACAGCGAAATGCTGCTGCTTGATGTTATTCCGCTCTCGCTGGGGCTGGAAACCATGGGCGGTCTGGTGGAGAAAGTGATTCCACGTAACACCACCATTCCGGTCGCCCGCGCTCAGGAGTTCACCACCTTTAAGGATGGTCAGACCGCTATGGCGATTCACGTGCTGCAGGGCGAGCGCGAACTGGTGCAGGACTGCCGTTCGCTGGCGCGCTTTTCGCTGCGCGGGATCCCGGCTATGCCGGCAGGCGGCGCCCATATCCGCGTCACCTTCCAGGTGGATGCCGACGGCCTGCTGAGCGTCACCGCGATGGAAAAATCCACCGGCGTGGAAGCCTCAATTCAGGTGAAACCTTCCTATGGTCTGAGCGACAGCGAAATCGCCGATATGATCAAAGACTCCATGGCTCATGCCGGCGAGGATGTTCAGGCCCGTATGCTGGCTGAACAGAAGGTGGAAGCCGCACGGGTGCTGGAAAGCCTGCACAGCGCGCTGGCCGCCGATGGCGAGCTGCTGAGCGACCAGGAGCGCGGAACCATTGAACAGAGCGCGGCCCATTTGCGCACTGTTGCCGCGGGCGACGATGTCGACGCAATTAAAGAAGCCATTAAAACGATAGACAAACAGACCCAGGAGTTTGCCGCGCGCCGGATGGATCTCTCCATTCGTAAAGCGCTCAAAGGCCACTCTGTGGATGAGGTTTAA
- the hscB gene encoding co-chaperone HscB — protein MDYFTLFGLPVRFELESRTLAARYQELQRKFHPDNYASRPEAEQLQAVTQSATINQAWQTLRHPLPRAEYILSLHGYDLANEQQTVRDTAFLMEQLELREELDDIEQARDEARLEAFIARLNATIKTRSEQMVQELDSEVWDQAADTVRKLRFLDKLRSTTEQLEEKLLDF, from the coding sequence ATGGATTACTTCACCCTCTTTGGGCTGCCGGTTCGCTTTGAGCTCGAAAGCCGCACTCTGGCTGCCCGCTATCAGGAGCTGCAGCGCAAGTTCCACCCGGATAACTACGCCAGCCGCCCGGAAGCTGAACAGCTTCAGGCCGTGACCCAGTCAGCCACCATCAACCAGGCCTGGCAGACCCTGCGCCATCCGCTCCCCCGCGCTGAATATATACTGTCGCTGCACGGTTATGACCTGGCAAATGAGCAGCAGACGGTGCGCGACACCGCCTTTCTGATGGAGCAGCTGGAACTGCGCGAAGAGCTGGACGATATCGAACAGGCCCGTGATGAAGCGCGGCTCGAGGCGTTTATCGCTCGCCTGAACGCAACGATCAAAACCCGCAGCGAACAGATGGTTCAGGAACTGGATAGCGAAGTCTGGGATCAGGCTGCGGATACCGTGCGTAAGCTGCGTTTTCTCGATAAACTGCGGAGCACAACAGAACAACTCGAAGAGAAGCTGCTCGATTTTTAA